A window of the Gemmatimonadaceae bacterium genome harbors these coding sequences:
- a CDS encoding PadR family transcriptional regulator, whose protein sequence is MFFYNNGEQRGAGRGWSGLDAEFSSFIGRMGGHLRGGPFRGGRYFGHGDLKLVILSMLEERPRHGYDIIKAIEERSGGVYQPSAGTVYPTLTLLEEMGFAQSTPDEGGKRVYEITEAGRQHLLEHRSTVDDIFSRIKRTGAGLTSDAMQELNRSFGRLARATYSQASHRLDDHEFLQGVAKVLTDAATAINALATRP, encoded by the coding sequence ATGTTCTTCTACAACAACGGTGAACAGCGCGGGGCCGGCCGCGGCTGGAGCGGCCTCGACGCCGAGTTCTCCAGCTTCATCGGCCGCATGGGCGGCCATCTTCGCGGTGGGCCGTTTCGCGGCGGCCGCTACTTCGGGCACGGCGACCTCAAGCTCGTGATTCTTTCGATGCTCGAGGAGCGTCCGCGTCACGGCTACGACATCATCAAGGCCATTGAGGAGCGGTCGGGGGGGGTGTACCAGCCGAGCGCCGGCACCGTGTATCCGACGCTGACACTACTGGAAGAAATGGGCTTCGCGCAGTCCACGCCGGACGAGGGGGGCAAGCGCGTGTACGAGATCACCGAGGCGGGGCGTCAGCACCTCCTGGAGCATCGGAGCACGGTGGACGACATCTTCTCGCGCATCAAGCGGACGGGCGCCGGACTCACCAGCGACGCCATGCAGGAGTTGAACCGTTCGTTCGGCCGCCTGGCCCGCGCCACCTACTCGCAGGCGTCGCATCGCCTCGACGATCACGAGTTCCTGCAGGGCGTGGCCAAGGTGCTCACGGATGCCGCCACGGCCATCAACGCGTTGGCGACGCGTCCGTAG